From Solanum lycopersicum chromosome 4, SLM_r2.1:
AAgttaaaatagtataatatataaacaatgAATTCTCAAACAATATGTCTTAGTCATGAGAAGGAGGTCCTTCTAAACGAATATAATCATACATGATCCCTTGAAAGGGGCTAGTTGCATTTGCTTGTGTCAAATATATAGTATTTTCCCCTTCAACTAGAATAGTACCCTGCAAATTCACATTGAACAGCCAGTAGAGTCCATgaattccatgtcttgctatcgCGTTATCCTTCCCTATCACTCCACTTGAAAATAGAGGAGTATTCGTGCTTGAATTATCATTGATGCGAACCTACAAGTTACATTTCAATGATTTCCTTTATCGTTGACTCGATAATACTGTAATgatgataagaaaaaaatgatgtgaAATTGACATTGTGCTACACGTACCTGCAGTTCAGCTTGAGCTGCTGATGCAAGTGCCAATCTTAGTGTATAGATTTCATTTTGATCAACATTGTCGAGTTTGAACTTTATTTGCCAAGTTGTTCCTTGATATGTCTTCTCATCAGTTTTCCTAACATGCCCAAAAACCacgaaaaaggaagaaaattcaTGTTTCATTTCATTGAAGACATCGAATATTATGTATAGTTAGTGATTTTGCTGTTTTTTACCTAGTGACTTGAACAAAGAACCAATCTTTCTTGTAGTCACTCTCTCCAATTGTAAAAACTATATCTCCATTTGGATACAAGTCCGCGTATCTTTCCCATAGCCCGTACTGTCTAAACCTGAGGAtcgttgatgatgatgatgatcaacAGTGAGATGAAGAGAAAAACGTTAAACTATCAATGAGGAAGGAGAAAGCTTACCTATCAGGATGATTAATAAAGAGTTTGTTAACATATTTTTGATCAGGATCAGGAATGTAGAACTCGCGAGCAGAACAATCAGGAATGCCAATTTCCCAGAGTGTAGGTCCATTTCTTGGGGGTTCAAAGACAAGATCATCCATCTCAATGCTGCAGCCTGatttataacatgttaattTTTAGCTCGTAATCTTGAAAAGCTTGAAAATAATGGTCTACTTTCCAAATGGAAAAATAAGTACCTGAGGTAATTGTGATATTGATGTCATACTTGTAATCACCAATGAATCCAGGGACAAATGCATACAAATTATAGTCGCCTGCTCGTATATTACTTATGACATAATTGCCTTCCTCATCTGCTCTTGTCCAGAATTGGTAGTCCTGATTAATATCAACTATTAAAATTGTTAGAAGAAAACAATCGAAGTAGTTTCCGAGTACTGATTGAGCTTTATGTTCCCTGAATCACCTTGCATTCTCTTTGCCATGAACCGGCTTCTCCTGGTGGAGCCAAACCAATGAATGCACCAGAAGCAGAAATTTTATCGTCTTTGAAGTATCTAAGTacaaaaaggagaaatataAGTAGAGCCAATGACCATAGAGTAACGAGATACTCCAAAAGAGAAAGGGACTAACAAGAGGAGCCGGAGCCAGGATTTTGAATTCTGTAGgttttgaaattgatttttgtacttgtttagtggatttttaataaaaatagtgtGTTTGGACTAAAATTACTAGGTTCGACCGAACCCTTATGCAACCTTCTAGCTATGCCCCTGGATAACAGTAGGGAAAATAAGCAAATAATACCTGTCTAGGACTAACAGTCTTCCACTAATATTACCGCGTTGAGACGATGATGGAAAATCCTCAGAGGCTGGAAAACTGTAAGGCCAGCTTTGAACTTCCATCAACATCTGGTTTTTGCAATCAATGCTTAGATAATCATGttacattatataaaaaaaatctcaaagatACCATTTATGTTCagttttttgtaaaaaaataattatcttttttacttaattatacCTGTTTTTTAGCATCCTCCCAAAGAGTAAGAGGATCCTCCCCTGAAGTGACAGAATTCAGATATATAAAAACTGGTCCAAAGACTTTTTTCCATGGCTCCCCTTGTCCAAACTTTGGAACCAAATCTTCTCCTGCATAATGAGCACTGAGAAACACCTGCAAAAAGAGGCGGATTCAGGATTTAaactttatgaattttaaattctagAACAACAATATCAGGTGTTAGTAACTGAGCTCTGaattcaatttttgtatatatttagtgaatttcttaatacaaatatattagtTTCTAGCTCCGCCCCTGCCTGCATAATAACATCTCTTGACACAATCAAGAAAGACAAGAAAATGTGTTAAAGGCTTGTGATTATGGTACTTACAGAAAGAGCAGTTGGACCAACATGAGATGTGAGATTTTGTTTAAGGGGTCCTCCAGATCGAAATTCGTCACTGGGAATAATTATCCAGAATCCTAGTGATGGATCCATACAAATCCATCCATGGACCTTGAGATCTTTGTCTTCACATGAGTACTGATACTTGTCATCAACCTGATAGCATTATCAATCAAGAATCCTTATAAAACTGATAAACTGGACAATATCGCCTCTTTGCAACGAGTAAAAAGAAGTACTAACAAACTTAAACCGAGAGTACACGAGCCAAGCATTTtaggatatatatattatttggatgGCGGAGAGATTGAGATATGAAATCATGACCAGtgtatgctctgataccacatgTTGAATCGTGTGATCATCTCATCCAAAGCTTATGCCATTAGAGAGAACATGTTTgtaattacttgattaaaataTATCTCACCAAATGACGGAAGAAACTAGGTACCTCGCCTTTGAACTCAGGCTCGATGGGATTGACAAGCAGGACTGCTTCTGGATAAGCAAGTGGTTGTCCTCTATCCGGTAACCTATCATCAGGTAAGGGCATGTATCTCTGCCTGTTATCTGCCATAGCCATGTAATGAAACCTGGTTGACGTTCAAGATTAGACAGTTAAACATCCTTCTTAATTGTAGTCAACGATGATATAATTAAGAGATAGGCATTTGAAAACGTGTCTGTGATGTATACAATGATGAAGTGTGtgaccatctcatctaaaagtttAGACTGTTAA
This genomic window contains:
- the LOC101248195 gene encoding uncharacterized protein isoform X1, which encodes MHINTLYYSAYAKLQEEYRIKKKLRSMTAPGVHLHLPDDHHVVMDNGILQVTLSVPDGIVTGITYNGVDNLLEVLNDETNRGYWDAVWSSTGTTGTTGTFERLICTTYKVILETDDQIELSFTRTWDVSLQDKLIPLNIDKRFIMLKGSSGFYSYAIYEHLEGWPGFNLDETRIAFKLRKDKFHYMAMADNRQRYMPLPDDRLPDRGQPLAYPEAVLLVNPIEPEFKGEVDDKYQYSCEDKDLKVHGWICMDPSLGFWIIIPSDEFRSGGPLKQNLTSHVGPTALSVFLSAHYAGEDLVPKFGQGEPWKKVFGPVFIYLNSVTSGEDPLTLWEDAKKQMLMEVQSWPYSFPASEDFPSSSQRGNISGRLLVLDRYFKDDKISASGAFIGLAPPGEAGSWQRECKDYQFWTRADEEGNYVISNIRAGDYNLYAFVPGFIGDYKYDINITITSGCSIEMDDLVFEPPRNGPTLWEIGIPDCSAREFYIPDPDQKYVNKLFINHPDRFRQYGLWERYADLYPNGDIVFTIGESDYKKDWFFVQVTRKTDEKTYQGTTWQIKFKLDNVDQNEIYTLRLALASAAQAELQVRINDNSSTNTPLFSSGVIGKDNAIARHGIHGLYWLFNVNLQGTILVEGENTIYLTQANATSPFQGIMYDYIRLEGPPSHD
- the LOC101248195 gene encoding uncharacterized protein isoform X2 yields the protein MPNCKKRIKKKLRSMTAPGVHLHLPDDHHVVMDNGILQVTLSVPDGIVTGITYNGVDNLLEVLNDETNRGYWDAVWSSTGTTGTTGTFERLICTTYKVILETDDQIELSFTRTWDVSLQDKLIPLNIDKRFIMLKGSSGFYSYAIYEHLEGWPGFNLDETRIAFKLRKDKFHYMAMADNRQRYMPLPDDRLPDRGQPLAYPEAVLLVNPIEPEFKGEVDDKYQYSCEDKDLKVHGWICMDPSLGFWIIIPSDEFRSGGPLKQNLTSHVGPTALSVFLSAHYAGEDLVPKFGQGEPWKKVFGPVFIYLNSVTSGEDPLTLWEDAKKQMLMEVQSWPYSFPASEDFPSSSQRGNISGRLLVLDRYFKDDKISASGAFIGLAPPGEAGSWQRECKDYQFWTRADEEGNYVISNIRAGDYNLYAFVPGFIGDYKYDINITITSGCSIEMDDLVFEPPRNGPTLWEIGIPDCSAREFYIPDPDQKYVNKLFINHPDRFRQYGLWERYADLYPNGDIVFTIGESDYKKDWFFVQVTRKTDEKTYQGTTWQIKFKLDNVDQNEIYTLRLALASAAQAELQVRINDNSSTNTPLFSSGVIGKDNAIARHGIHGLYWLFNVNLQGTILVEGENTIYLTQANATSPFQGIMYDYIRLEGPPSHD